The Ranitomeya variabilis isolate aRanVar5 chromosome 7, aRanVar5.hap1, whole genome shotgun sequence DNA window GGGAACTCGCCCCAGATCCTGCCTGACCCCTGACTGTCTGTGCAGGTGCCTGTGTGTCCGTGCCGCTCCGCGCCTCCACCGCCCTCTCCTACCCCGGAGGACATGGACACGTCCTGGAGTTCGGGGGCCACGTCCCGGAGTCCGTGCTGAGCAGGGTGAGCGCCCTGCAGGGGGCGTGTGTGCGCACCTTCCCGCTCAGGTAATGTCCTGCCTGTGTATATACCTGTGTAATGTCAGTCACTGTATACACCTGACCCCGACCATCACCCAGGGGCGGAAAGGAGGACGGCGCCCGGGTCCGGCTCAGCTGCTCCCACACCACCATGCTGCAGGCCCTCGCCATACTGTCTGAGGACCCCGAGGTCTACAGGGGCACGGAGCTGCTCACCCTGCAGAAGGTAAGACCCCCCCGGGTATAATATCACTAGCCCCCTCTGCTGGCCGCATTGTACAGACCCCCGGGTATAGTATCACTAGCCCCCCCTGCTGGCCACATAGTACAGACCCCCGGGTATAGTATCACTAGCCCCCCCTGCTGGCCACATAGTACAGACCCCCGGGTATAATGTCACTAGCCCCCCCTGCTGGCCACATTGTACAGACCCCCGGGGTATAATATCACTAGCCCCCCCTGCTGGCCACATTGTACAGACCCCCGGGGTATAATATTACTAGCCCCCCCCTGCTGGCCACATTGTACAGACCCCCGGGGTATAATATCACTAGCCCCCCCTGCTGGCCACATAGTACTGACCCCCGGGTATAGTATCACTAGCCCCCCCTGCTGGCCACATAGTACTGAcccctgggtataatgtcactagCCCCCCCTGCTGGCCACAGTGTACAGACCCCCGGGTATAATATCACTAGCCCCCTCTGTTGGCCACATTGTACAGACCCCCGGGTATAGTATCACTAGCCCCCTCTGCTGGCCGCATTGTACAGACCCCCAGGTATAGTATTACTAGCCCCCTCTGCTGGCCACACTGTACAGACCCCCGGGTATAGTATCACTAGCCCCCTCTGCTGGCCGCATTGTACAGACCCCCAGGTATAGTATTACTAGCCCCCTCTGCTGGCCGCATTGTACAGACCCCCGGGGTATAGTATTACCAGCCCCCCCTGCTGGCCACAGTGTACAGACCCCCGGGTATAGTATTACCAGCCCCCCCTGCTGGCCGCATTGTACAGACCCCCGGGTATAGTATTACTAGCCCCCTCTGCTGGCCACACTGTACAGACCCCCGGGTATAGTATTACCAGCCCCCCCTGCTGGCCACATTGTACAGACCCCCGGGTATAGTATTACTAGCCCCCTCTGCTGGCCACACTGTACAGACCCCCGGGTATAGTATTACCAGCCCCCCCTGCTGGCCACATTGTACAGACCCCCGGGTATAGTATTACTAGCCCCCTCTGCTGGCCACATTGTACAGACCCCCGGGTATAATATCACTAGCCCCCTCTGCTGGTCACTGGTGGGAATAATATCACTAGTCCCTACAGGGTGGTCCCCCGAGGTATATTGTCACTAGTCCTTATAGGGTGGACCCCACAGTATATTCGCACTAGCCTCTAATGGTGGACCCCCGGGTATAATCTGCCTCTGCAGCCCCCTCTGCTGGACGCGGGGATGGGTCGCCTCTGCACTCTCGCGGGTCCAGTGTCCATGGCTGTCGCTGTTGAACGCATCAAAAGTCACGTTGGCCTGCAGCACGTGCGTCTCGCCCTGGGGCGAGAGAAGACGTTGGGTGAGTGCGACCCCCATCATCTCCCGTTCTGTATATCTCCGGAGGATCCTTCACGCTTCTTCCCTTCTTGGTTTCCGCAGACTCCCCGGTGACTGTGATGGCCGTCTGCGCCGGCTCCGGGAGCAGCATATTAAGTGGCGTCCCCGCCGATCTCTACCTGACAGGTAACAGTGCCGTGACCACCATGATGGTGTCTATTAGCGGAGGTGGGGGGGCAGATGTGTGATTTGGGAGCACGGCGCCGCCTCTCTCCTCAGGTTgtgtcaggtattgcacctgtggacTGCAGTACCCCCCACATCCTTTATAGCCAGCAGCCATGCTCTTCTATCTCCTTATCTTGTTGATGAGCGCCCTTTTCCCTCCGCAGGTGAGATGTCGCACCACGAGGTCCTGGATGCGGTGGCGGAGGGCCGCAGCGTTATCCTGTGTGAGCATAGTAACTCGGAGCGGGGGTACCTGCGGGAACTGGGGGCGCAGATTGCACAACGCCTGGAGGGGAAGGTGGAGGTGATGGTGTCCCGGACTGACCGCGACCCCCTGGAGGTGGTGTGAGGAGCGGTGGGAGCCGCCAGCACAGGATGAAGAGGCTGCCGATGATCCCAGCGCAGTGTGGTGTAATAAAGCGAGTCGCACTGGACTTAGGTGCTCCCAGACATCCAGTGGTCGCACTGCAGATAGTCGCGGGGTGTTCCCAGTGTCGGTCATCATCAGTGCTGTACTCCGAGCAGTGCTCGACAGCACTCTGATCACTTCCTAACGTGGGGTGTGCCCAATATGTGTGTATGGTGGACTCATGCTGATATGTTACGTAATCATTATTGCTATACTTTAATTATATTAATACATATAACCCTTGATGTCTTATTATGTCACCAAACATctcccaaaaatgcaataaaagcaaACACAATGCCGTGTGTATCCCAGGGTGCTATCAGGAAAAACATGAGTGCGGCGTGCAAAAGGCAACTCCTCGGCGTGCAAAAGGCAATCCCTGCCGGCCCCATCAACAGCAACATAAAAAGTTACAGGTCTAATAAAATAGCAACATAATCCCTTTTTTTTaccatttgttatttttttttttttaccacttaaataatagaaaaaaaatcttcATGGTGGCGACCTGGAGAATGGCGTTAACAGATCATTGTAGCTGCACACTGGATGTCCGGACATATTACGGTAAATGAAATATTATTCAAAACTCCATCTCGTCTCACATAAAGCAAGCCTCGTACGGCTCAGGAGACGGGAAAGTAAGAGATTTCTGGCACTTAAGAGGAAAAAactttaaaaatgaaaaatcactggagaGTTCAGAGATGAAGGTAAAAATGAGTTTTAGGCGCCCTCTGACCCTAAAGGTGGCGATGTGTTTCCGACCACTAGTCCGCAGCTTTCTGCCCCTCGTTCTGCTGGCGGCAGCAGTCATACCTGGGAAATACACGGTCACATTTAGGTGATGGTTTCGGGTTCTGTTTCTGTAACGTGTCCTGAATCTGTGTAATAATCATTTCCTGCCGTACGGATCGGGCTTTGTGTCCTCTTCATCCATTACCTGGACCGGAGTCATGGCTTCCCTTCTCTATGCCTTTCCTCCACCACGTTAGTAATGGTGCGGTATTACACACGGCGTCTCACCGGACGTCAGATGTGCGCTGTTCACAACAACCGTCATGTGTCCACAGAGACTAACAACGTCCATCTTGGACTGACCTCACTCTATGAAGACACAAGGATGTCGGCGTGCAGACCGCCATATAGTGCACCGGCAGGACTCGGGGGACATCCTTCGCTCACACATGCTCAGTTCGTGCATTTACTCACAGGTCACCGGTTTCTCAGGATCGATGTGTAATTCCAGGTGAGTCACTTTTCCAGTGGTTTACAGCTCATCTGTCGTGTCTTGTGCTGCCCATAATGTCGGATGCACACATCCCCCGCGTCTCAGGCTTGGCACGGACCCATCACCTGTGCACCGGGCCTGAATCACTGCAGAAGAGCAGGAACAGAACGACCATCTCTGCTTGTCTGTCCATGACCACCAAAGCCACTCTTGTCTTGGGCTGTTCTCCAAATGAAGGATCAGTCACAGAAGGCACCACATGACATGGCGCTGTCAATAAGTAGGGACTGTtacagcctgtataaaagctgaggctgGGAATACAGCGGCCTGGATCGTGAGGGCGTCACAGGTTAGCTATAGGGATGAGGAGAGAAAGCTGTAAAGCACTGAATAAACATTAACGTTAGTGTGTGATAGCATTGCTAAGGCTATGCTTGTGATAAAGGGGtttatacagtcctaggagacctccgaGTGTGTTACACATATTGTTCTCAGAGCAGTTGGAGGCCTTGTAGCACTTCACATTCGCAGTGCACTGAGTTTTTGGGAAGAATGTGGAGAATTTTAATTTCAGGAGATTTCCTGACCTCTAATATATGTTCTCCCGTgttttgtgggtttcctccgggttctctggtttccttccacactccatagACGTCCTGATAGAGAATTTATAGtgggagccccgatggggacagcgatgatggccGGTGAGTAAAATAAACGTTTCACATCTTTGGTGACACACAGGTCTGGGCTGAGCAGAGTATGGCTACTTTCAAAGTCCggtgatttttgaaaaaaacggatcaggtgaATGATGCCGCTGGATCCTTTTTATTCCCATaatgttgtattagtgccggatggtGTTACGTTTCATCTGGTCTTCGCAGGATCTGGTCTCTCACATTCACGACCATCACTTAGACCCATATTTACCAGCAGAGAAGGATTTTTACATCTCCGGCCGCATGCGAGCTGCAGGTCTGGTCACAGCAGCTGGCGACAGCAGAGACGCGAATCTcagaaaatggcgctataatagaaCAAGTTTCTGCATTTTCTGGAAGGAGAAAGAATGCAACGTGGAAAATCTGGGAGCTAAATCCTCCTGTAAGCGGAGCGACGGTGGTGAGTGACGTGTGCGCCATTGTGAGCAGCGGAAGGAGAATGTGACCGCCATCTTTTCTTTGTTTCCTTCATCTGATAACTCGTCCGTTATTTCTTCTCACTCCAATATCTGAGCCTTCACTTCCCGGAGCCTGAGGACGATAGTGCGGCATTATCATGGTGGTGATGGGGGCGGTGGACTGAGGTCACGGGACGCGTCTCTGCCCCTTCTGACTCCATGATAAAATGTTATTGCGATGCGCCCGTTGCCTTTAAGGCTGTGACGGCAAAAGGCGACTTGTTATCGGGCAACTAATTTTTAGCGCTGTCATTTTTCTGTAAAAGAACAGACAAGTTGCATGCAAGTGGCAGTCCCATGTAACATGGGGCGCAGGGAGGATTAATCAATCATCTAAATAAAGGAAACAGCAAACTGCTTCTGTCCAGTCTGCATCAGCTAACTGAGGACAATAGGTTTATTACCACCGGCGGGCGCAGAGATTCCAGGTGTACTGTCACTTTAAACTTCCCCATGTGTCTTCTGCTGATACAAAGTATAAAAGATTCTAAACCGCAACATTGTATCCAGATCAGAGTCACGTGGGAGGGAACTAATGGGCAGAGGGTGATTGTCACAGGACAGGAAGCTGCAGGCAGAGCTCTGCCCCCATCCTCCACCTAcaacccccatcctcctcctcccagTCTCCACCTAcaacccccatcctcctcctccccatACACTGGTTTCCTCCTCCTGGAGGCTCTTGCTTTGGAAGCACATGGTGCAGGTCAGTGACTATTAGGATGGGGCCAGATTGCTCTGCATAGTTTGGGGTCTTTACTTTTGTGGGGATGTTGGTCACAGCTGCTGTACCCATGGGGCTGCGGGGTCACCACTGGCAGCACCACTTTCTGGGGATGCAGATtctgttgaaagcaatgatggagcagggggtgatcagtagTGGGAAGAAACAATCCTTGTGCCCCCTGCACCAGGCCGCTATGGGCACTGGTTGGCAGACCCCCGGGTGCAGCATGTTGTGGTCCGGTGCACATGGCACAATGCTGTGCTGCGGCGTCTGTGGAGAAGCGTATAGGGGTCACACAGCCGTGTGTTATCATAGCACTGACTGTGGTCTGGTCCTGGACCCAAGAGCCTGCACTCCACAGCCGGTGCCCGTGTCTATAAGACGCGATACATCATgtctactccagtcacatccagagctgcagctgCTGTCACTGCAGTCGTGACCAGCCTCAGGGGGTCACACATCTGTGTGCAGCAAAGTCCAGGACCTGGCGGTCAGCAAGGAAGTGTCACACATGacaagattagatacatggctcagtaggcAATAAACAAAGTgacgggattagatacacatctgagCAGACAGTATCACCAGATAAGATACGTGGtggtattagatacacggctcagcagtcagtatcacatgtgGCAGGATGAGATACACTGTGTGCCATCCTGATACATTTTTCTTCCTCCAGGTGCCCTCTGTTATTGGAGATGGAGATTTTGCACTTCTATTGCTCTTTCCGGCCGTCTGATGATTCCCCGCGATTGTCTGGATCTGAGAATCTCCGGACCGTGCAGAGCGAGCTGTGCTACAATGTCAGCTGGACGGGTGAGGGATTAGATGCGTTGGTATCGCACACTGTATGTGATGACTAGGGTCGTCGGGCCGCCTCCTCTGGGGTCGTCGGGCCGCCTCCTCTGGGGTCGTCGGGCCGCCTCCTCTGGGGTCGTCGGGCCGCCTCCTCTGGGGTCGTCGGGCCGCCTCCTCTGGGGTCGTCGGGCCGCCTCCTCTGGGCTCGGTCCCTGAGGTTTCGCAGTGAGCGGTGTCCTCTCCTGTTCTCACAATTTACAGATCTGGCTGATAGTGATGGTGGAGGACACACATTGGCCTGTAGCTCCAATCTTTGCCATCACCACTTGCTGACTTTTCGCACCCTGCAGGTGACTCTCCACCGATTCCTGAGCAGACGGCTGCCCTGCGTTGGCTCTTCAGTTGCCCCTTTGACCCTCAGAGTATTTCGGACACAAGTTTCCTTCGCCCTGAGCCCACGGACCTGCTGGTAGAGGTAGGACCCAGGTGAGTAGGAAGATTACTGACGGCCTCTATGTCTTATGGGAGAACCTCCTGCTGATGGTTTCTCTTCTCATCTGTAGATTGAATTTCTCCACTGCGTCTTCCACCAATGCCGCATCCATCTGTCGCTCCATCGGTCTGACCGACATCGACCGCATCGAGTGTTCTAGGCGATATCTGATGAAGGTGAGCCGGGCGCCATGTTTCGCACACTTCCTGCTCTGGCGCTGTGATCGGTGGTGATCGATGACGTGCAGCCGAGAAGGGTCAGTGATCGAGGTGGTGACCTCTCCGACAATCCACGTTTCTTATCCGCCAGCCATGGTCCTGCTTGCCCTTCCATTTTCTTGAGGTTGTAACTGGAAATTTTCTAGTGATCGAATGTCTCCACCCGTCAGTTTCAGAAAGCCCCCGAGGAGGGCGAGAAGAAGAAGCTAACCTCGTCTCTGTACGATCGGATGACGGAGTGCGTCTACCCAGAGCCCATCAGAAGCTTCTCCATCTCTGTGCGGCCGGAGAAGGTTTACGAGGTGGATGTGATCGGAGGAGGCCGAGCGGCGCTGGAAGCGGCCAACACGGAGCTGGGTACGTGGCTCTCCATGTGGATTGTGTTGTATGTTCTACTCCAGTCACATACAGAGCTGCACTCAACGTTCCGCCTTTTGCTGCCTGAATCCCTAAGAGTAGAGCTGTGCCTCATTTATAGCGGTACACTCTGCATTATGGGACTTGTAGTGCTCTTCGGCATGATGCTCTTGCACTGAGCCGGACAATAAAGCTACGTATCGAACATGATCCGCACTGTCAGAGGAGATCTGAGCGGCTGCCTGAGAGCCACCTGCAAGTCAGCAGATTTAATGAGCTTTAGATGTAACTGGAGCATAAATGGCGCCGGGTCGGTTATCGGCCTCAGTTCTGGCCCCGTCTCCTCGCCATCCTCCCATTATCATTCACAGGTCTGGCATTTGACTCCTGGGATCTGGATTATTACACGTCTCTCTTCCAGCGCGTGGGTCGTAACCCGAGCAGCGTGGAGTGCTTCGATCTGGCGCAGTCTAACAGGTCCATGTCTCGGACGTTCGCTGTGACTCATCTACAAGGTCTTCGGGGTATCGCTGATCCTTTCCTCCATCTTGTAGTGAGCACAGCCGTCATTGGTTCTTCAAGGGGAAGCTCCTAGTGGACGGGGCGGAGAGGCCGCACTCGCTGTTCGATCTGATCATGAAGACTCAGGACACCAGCAACCAGAACAATGTCATCAAGTTCTGTGATAACAGCAGGTAAGAGGCGGCTCCACAGAAGGACGACAAGGACTATGGGTAGTGACCATGATGATGGAAATGTATGATGACAATGACCAATGGTGATGGGGTGGATGATGATGGCTAACAATTATGGGTGAAGGAGGATTGACTATAATTAATTTGACTACCGCTTACGTCCTCCCAATGTCTCCACCTGTCTAGTGCAATCCAGGGGAAACCGGTGTCGAGCCTGGTCCCTACCGATCCTTCACGTCCCGGCCCCTACCAACAGAAGACCTCCACCCGGCACCTCATCTTTACTGCCGAAACCCATAACTTTCCTACAGGTGAGCCTAGAGCTTGGTGTTTCCTGGTGTAACCGTGGCTGATCCTTCTAACATTGTTACTTCTTCTATAGGCGTTGCTCCATTTAGTGGTGCGACTACAGGCACGGGGGGTCGTATTCGGGATGTACAGAGC harbors:
- the NIF3L1 gene encoding NIF3-like protein 1 — encoded protein: MLHCRPLWPLLLAISSRPPRRHMMDLSLVVSRLDALAPPALAESWDNVGLLVEPSPPHQVRRMLLTNDLTEDVLQEALAAGADMVLSYHPPIFKALKRVTCAHWKQRLVVTALEKRLAVYSPHTACDALANGVNDWLGRALGACVSVPLRASTALSYPGGHGHVLEFGGHVPESVLSRVSALQGACVRTFPLRGGKEDGARVRLSCSHTTMLQALAILSEDPEVYRGTELLTLQKPPLLDAGMGRLCTLAGPVSMAVAVERIKSHVGLQHVRLALGREKTLDSPVTVMAVCAGSGSSILSGVPADLYLTGEMSHHEVLDAVAEGRSVILCEHSNSERGYLRELGAQIAQRLEGKVEVMVSRTDRDPLEVV